The DNA window AGTTCACATACAGTTCACAGGCATTTAGCCCCGAGAGGATAGAAACCCATGCCCTTCTACGTGAAACAAGGCCAGGTACCCAACAAGCGCCATATCGCTTTTGCCAAGGAAAACGGCGAACTCTACCGTGAAGAGCTGTTCTCCACCCATGGCTTTTCCAACATTTATTCCAACAAGTACCACCACAATATGCCCACCAAGACCCTGGAAGTGTCGCCCATGACACTGAGCCACGGCGGCAACTGGGAAGATTCGCTGGTACAGAACTACAAGTTGGATACGCGCTTGGCGGACAACGAGGGCAACTTCTTCTCGGCCCGCAACAAGATGTTCTACAACAATGACCTGGCCCTGTACACCGCCAAGGTAACCCGTGACACGGACGAGTTCTACCGCAACGCCTATGCCGACGAAGTGATCTTCGTACACGAAGGTGAAGGCGTGTTGCTGTCCGAGTACGGCGAATTGGAAGTGCGCAAGTGGGATTACCTGGTGATCCCCCGCGGCACCACCTACCAGCTCAAGTTCAACAGCTTTGACAACGTGCGCCTGTTCGTTATCGAATCCTTCTCCATGGTGGAAGTGCCCAAGCATTTCCGTAACGAATACGGCCAGTTGCTGGAATCTGCCCCTTACTGCGAACGCGATATCCGCGTGCCCGAGCTGAAAGACGCCGTGGTTGAGCGCGGTAACTTCCCCATGGTGACCAAGTTCGGTGACAAGTATCAGCTGAATCAGCTGGAATGGCACCCCTTCGACCTGGTGGGTTGGGACGGCTGCGTCTATCCCTGGGCCTTCAACATCACAGAATACGCGCCCAAGGTTGGCAAAATTCACCTGCCACCCTCGGATCACCTGCTGTTTGTGGCCCACAACTTCGTGATCTGCAACTTCGTGCCGCGCCCCTACGATTTCCATCCGCAGGCAATCCCGGCCCCTTACTACCACAACAACATCGACAGCGACGAAGTGCTGTACTACGTCGATGGCGACTTTATGAGCCGCACCGGCATTGAAGCAGGTTACATCACACTGCACCAGAAAGGCGTGGCCCACGGCCCGCAACCCGGCCGCACCGAGGCCTCCATAGGCAAGAAAGACACCTATGAATATGCCGTGATGGTCGACACCTTTGCCCCGCTCAAGCTCACCGAACACGTGAAGCACTGCATGGCAGCCGATTACAACCGTTCCTGGCTGGAAGACTGACAACAATAAGCGCCAGACGGACAATACTTTGAAAGAGGAAATGACAATGGCAAGCGAAACCAATCCACTGGGCCTGCTCGGCATCGAATTCACCGAATTTGCCACGCCCGACAATGACTTTATGCACCAGGTATTCCTGGACTTCGGCTTCTCCATGCTGAAAAAGCACAAGGTCAAGGACATCTATTACTACAAGCAAAATGACATCAACTTCCTGATGAACCGTGGTCGCGAAGGCTTCAGCGCCGGCTTCGCCAAGTCACACGGTCCTGCCATCACCTCCATGGGCTGGCGCGTGGAAGATGCCGACTTTGCCTTCAAGACCGCCGTCGAGCGTGGTGCCAAGGCCGCTCCGGATGAAGTGAAAGATCTGCCCTATCCCGCAATCTATGGCATTGGTGACAGCCTGATCTACTTCATCGACCGTTTCGGCGAAGACAATATCTACGCCAGCGATTTTGACGATCTGGCCGAGCCCGTGCTGGTACAGGAAAAAGGTTTCATGGAAGTGGATCACCTGACCAACAACGTCTACAAGGGCACCATGGAGCAATGGTCCAACTTCTATAAGAACGTGTTCGGCTTCACCGAAGTGCGTTACTTCGACATCAAGGGCTCACAGACTGCGCTGATCTCCTATGCCTTGCGTTCACCCGATGGCAGCTTCTGCATCCCCATCAACGAAGGCAAAGGCGACGACAAGAACCAGATCGACGAATACCTGCGCGAATACAACGGCCCTGGCGTACAACACCTGGCGTTCCGCAGCCGTGACATAGTGGCGTCCCTGGATGCCATGGAAGGAACCTCCATCCAGACCCTGGACATTATCCCAGAGTACTATGACACCATCTTCGACAAGCTGCCCCAGGTCACCGAAGATCGCGAGCGCATCAAGCACCACCAAATCCTGGTGGACGGCGACGAGTCAGGCTACCTGCTGCAGATCTTCACCAAGAATCTGTTCGGCCCCATCTTCATCGAAATCATCCAGCGCAAGAATAACCTGGGCTTCGGCGAAGGTAACTTCAAGGCCCTGTTCGAGTCCATCGAGCGCGATCAAATGCGCCGCGGCGTGCTGTAAGCCGCTAACGTGCGAATTTGACATAGTAAAACGCCGCTTAATGCGGCGTTTTTTATTGGGATTACGAGCTTGATTGAAATTTGACGGCGCATAGTGACACTGCCCGCTCTGCAGGCCGCTACAAACGATCTTTAGCCCCCGTACAGCAGATCAAATTGTCCCATTACAGGCAAAAAAGTCCCTAGAAAATGGGACTGATTGGCAAGGTATAAAAATTATCCGCCTTTTTTTCCAAAAAGATCTGATCCCCCTGTCTTTCGTTATTTCATAAACGGATCAGATTTAATTTTATTTAAGATTCTTTCACAAGCGAAGCTTTCCGAGTCAAATGCTTCAACTTCAAACTTCTGGCCTCTTTCAAAATAATAAACATACCAAGTTTCATTAATCTTCTCTATACAATGCCCCTCAAACAAATTTGATGGCTTAATATTCAATCTGTACCCATGAGCCTTGAAACGTCTCCGAATAAACTCTCTTCTAAGTTCCTCTACATTCATAATTAACCGGTAACCTCTTTAAATAAAGTGAATCAGTGTATCTTATTAATTTCGGTCCCGGATTGCTTCCGCCACCGAACTGGAAGCCCCTCTTTCACGCATCGCAGATTTGCTTCGATACTTCGCATGCTCTGGCATTCCACCTGGCGGCACAGGGCAATTAAAACGGCCATCCCCTTCTATATAAGGATTATTTCTGGATAATTTTTAACTTTCCGTTACTCAAAAAATAATTTTCCACCACTACAATCTGCTGATTAGAAGGGGCAACTTCTGCATTCGAGACTTTGATGAAAACTGGGCTGTTACTGTTCTCAACTATTTCGATAGAAGCCATATTTGAAGAGAGTTTTGTTGTATCCAACTTTGATAAATTGAAGTCTGATAACCTGTAGATATTCATCAAGGTCTGATTTCCACCAGATTTAAAGGCGAGCACCACTTCCTCTATGCCGTCAGAATCTAAATCAACAGTTTGCAATTTTGGACCATGACCAGTTTCTCTGTCAATGATAGCTGGATAACCATTTGTATTGTATTGAATAACATAAAAATCTTCCGTTGGCATTCGAATGCACTCATTGGAAGTAAACCAAAACTCTGACACTTGTAATTTATTAATAGGCCCCAAATTTAAATTAAGTTCAGCGATGGGATCTTTTTGTGCAAGCCATTTATTTTCAGAACATTCATCGGCCAACACTGAATTCACCAGCGTAGTCAAAAGCAAAACGTAAAATCTCATAAACTTTCCCTTTAAGGTCTTGTGCCAACTGTCCATCTATCAGTTTCAAATTTGATAAAGGCCAAGGAGTCAGAGCCGCTTATTACACTTTGGGACTCGGACTATCTACGCTGACGCAACGGGAAGCCCCTCTTTCCCGCATCGAAGACTTGCCTCGATACTTTGCCTGCTAAGTCTCAAACAAAATTGGCCATTTAAATCATTGCATTACTGTATGCCACCAAGCTTAAGATGACAAAGAAAAAACGCCGCAGTATGCGGCGTTTTTTTATGGCTTAAAGCAGAATGACCCGTGCTGAAATCCTGCAGAAAAACAGCGAGAGGCGACTAATTACTGAAGGTGCCGGGCAGGACATTTTCGGTAATAAATACCATGGCAACGAAGGCCGCCGCTTGCGCGAGCACCAATGCGGGTATCATCAGCAAGATGTTATTGCGCCAATATCTTTTCAGTGTTTTTTCGGTGCCGAATTTGCGTTTCAGATACAGCGCATCTTCTTCCGGAGGCAGTTTAACCCGACTGTAATCACTGACACCGATAAAGCCGGCCAAAATCAACCCCAGGACTATGACCAAGGGAACGGCTCCTCTGGTCGCAACCGCGCCCAGAGCTATGGCCGACATAACCAACAACAGATAACCCAGATAGCTGATGATTTTGAAGGAACTGCTCAATCCCCGGCCATGGATACGAATTATCAGTGAACACCAAAAACCAGCCACGGGAATGATTACCAGCGAGGCATTTGGGATCATTGCATGAAACACAAACCAGGCGGCGAGAAATGGCAAGCTCCAGAAGCCCAGCATCAGGCTCGCCAGAATGCCATTTTGTTTACGTAATTTGTTATCCAAGCTGATTTCCACTGTCTCTTGCATCTTAATTTCCTTATCACTGGTCATGAACTTATTTGCGGCCATATGATATTTATTTTCCTGAGAAACACCAGAGACTTACTGATTTATCGCCCCTGGTGCAGTCACTTACCCCAGTGGTGACACCATGACAAAGTGGATTATCCTGACTGGGCAATGCTGCCCCCGTTGCAACTGTTGAAGACGGGCTATGATCTGATAAACCCTTTTTTCTTTTGGGGATAGCAGCCAAGATGAGGCATACCACACCGCTTTCCGCCCACTTTCGTGACAAGCACATCTGGCTGGATATGGGCTTGTTGGCGCTCTTGTGTGTGGTGGCAGCCTTCATTCCCATTTTGAAAATCGTGCCCTTGGTGGCGGGACTGGAGCTGTTCAGCTTCTTTTGTTTTCATCTGGCTCCGGAGCGCAGCCGCTTTCAGCTGCAGGGCTTTTTGGGGGGCTTTATCTCCAGCACGGCTGTATATTTACAGGTGCTGAATGACAAGAAATTTGCTGCCAGCCGGGAGCGGGATTTACGCCTGACCCTGCTGTTTGCGCTCTGTGCCATGTTGCTTGAATGCCTGATGATTGTCTGGTTTCTGTCGGGCTCACTGGCCTGGACATACTACCTGCCCTTTTTGATTCAGCTGCTGCTGATTGTCTGCGTGATTGTTTTCCTCAATGCCCGGAAGGGGCACTATCCCGAGGCGCTGGAACATGACAACGCCGGCATGGCGGAGATTGAGCTGCTGAACGACCATCCGATACTGTGGAAAAACGTCATCAAGCTGTCGGCGCTGATCTTTATCCTGGTCTATGGCATGCATTTCATTGGCAGCGAACTGGAGCTGTCCCGCAATATCAGCACCCTGTTGATTTCCCTGTTCGAAGCCCATGCCGTCTTGGCGTCAGTGATGACGGAGCAGTCGCTATATACGCAGCAGACGGGGCTGCTGACGCAGTTTATTCTCATTCTCTGTGGCAATGCCCTGAGCAAATCCTTTTTGGTGTACAAGGGCAGCAACCTCAAGCAGAAAGCCTGGCTGATTGGCCTGTTGCTGAGCAGTTTCCTGTTCAGTCTCGGCCTCAGTTTCACCATCAGCGCTGCCGTGGGCAACTGATAGCACCCGCCCGATAACGCTACAGGCTCAGGCGCTTCAATCCGACCGGATCCCGGCATAGGTATACAGATCTGTATACCTGACAGGCACGGGTTAACAGGGCAAAAAAAAGAACCTTCCGAAGAAGGTTCTTTTGCTGTCGAATTGCTGCTGCAGCAATTTATCCTGATGGATTATGCCACTTTACGGCGACGCAACCAGGCCAGAGGCGCAGTCAACAGGAGCAGCATGCCGGCGGCACCACCACTGCTGTCTTTTGCAGGTTCCACAGCTACCGGAGCAGCGCTGACCTTAACAGTCGTAGTCACTGAGTTGCTCATAGTGCCGTCGCTGACTGTCAGGGTAAATTGATGTTCACCCACAGCCAGACCCGAGACTGTTGCTACCGCGGCATTGGCGTTGCTGATGCTGCCGTCACTGCCTGACCAGCTATAGGTCATTGAATCGCCATCGGGATCCATAGAGGCAGAGCCATCCAGAGTCGCAGTTTGGCCTTCGGTGATGTCAACCATGTTGGCTGCCTTGGCAATGGGAGCATCGGCTACCGGTGTGACCGTCAGTTCGAAGCTGGTGCTGGCGGCATCACTTGGATTCTTACTGTCAGCAACAGTAATAGTCACAGTGGTTTTACCGGTGAAGTTAGCTTCAGGAACCACGGTCACGGTCGCGCCCGGCTCATTACCGCTGGCGAAACCAGTCACATGCTCACCCGACACACTGATGGTATTGGCAACAGTGTTGTCATCGGAGTAAGCCACCACAATACCTTCAAGCTTGGTATCTTCGGCGATTGTCTGGCTACCGATGGCACCGACCTTGATGTTGCTTGGTACGTTCAGGTAATGCGCCACCATTTCGGAAGGCAGACCACTGCGCTCAATGCTGACTTCGATAGGTGCCTGATTACCGGCGGCATCATTCTTCACCTTGACCTGGAACTCGATGTCGAATTGGCTGCTCTCTGGACCCACATAGTCATAACAGACCACCAGATCGTTCTTCAGTTTGCCCTTCAGATCGTTGAAGCCAAACTCAGTGCCGAGCCAGCCCTTTTCAGGACCGAAGACACCGCGGAAGCCATCGAAACCATGGATACCAATGGCGCCCAAACCTTCTTCATTGGCAAAGTCGATGTTGTCGTAGGCCATGATGACCTCATAGCCACCATCACTGAAGTCATAATTCAGGTTCAGCATCATCTCGAAGTCATAGGAGTCACCTGCATCACTGTAGGAAGTCTGACCGGTCAACCAGTCATAATCCTGATAGGTGGTGCGGGCATTGTCCCACTCGGTGAAGATGCGACCATCGCCGGTAAAGCCCATGGTAATACCCGAGTTGTTCTTGGGCGACCACAGATCCACGTTATAGGGCGTGCGGAAATAGCGCCAATCCAAATCACCCTGACTGTTGAACGTGATACCGCGCCACAGCGGAGCTATCAAGGCGTCCGGGAAGCCCTGGAAGTTCATCGGATATTGATCAGGCCAGAACAGTGGCATGTCATCCAGCTGCATCAGACCTATGGGGCTCACGGTCAAAGTGGTGAATTGACCATCAGGATCCTGGTTGTTGTACAAATTGGCATAGGCACCGTTACCGTAGTACCAAGACAAAGGCAACTGCAGGGTTTCATTCCAATTACCACCCCAGATAGGGTTCAGGCCGAGTTCCCACAGATCCATATAGCCATTGGGCTTGGATTGGCCGTAGTTAGGCATATGACACATAGCGTCATTGTCACTGGTGGTGACCTTATACTCCTTGGCCCAATCTTCGCTGTGAGGTTGCATTGACGTCAGGCTGAAACCGTTATCGGTCACGGTCAGACCCTCAGCGTTAATCGCTTTGGACACCTTAACCGAACCCGGTAC is part of the Shewanella cyperi genome and encodes:
- a CDS encoding homogentisate 1,2-dioxygenase, with product MPFYVKQGQVPNKRHIAFAKENGELYREELFSTHGFSNIYSNKYHHNMPTKTLEVSPMTLSHGGNWEDSLVQNYKLDTRLADNEGNFFSARNKMFYNNDLALYTAKVTRDTDEFYRNAYADEVIFVHEGEGVLLSEYGELEVRKWDYLVIPRGTTYQLKFNSFDNVRLFVIESFSMVEVPKHFRNEYGQLLESAPYCERDIRVPELKDAVVERGNFPMVTKFGDKYQLNQLEWHPFDLVGWDGCVYPWAFNITEYAPKVGKIHLPPSDHLLFVAHNFVICNFVPRPYDFHPQAIPAPYYHNNIDSDEVLYYVDGDFMSRTGIEAGYITLHQKGVAHGPQPGRTEASIGKKDTYEYAVMVDTFAPLKLTEHVKHCMAADYNRSWLED
- the hppD gene encoding 4-hydroxyphenylpyruvate dioxygenase; amino-acid sequence: MASETNPLGLLGIEFTEFATPDNDFMHQVFLDFGFSMLKKHKVKDIYYYKQNDINFLMNRGREGFSAGFAKSHGPAITSMGWRVEDADFAFKTAVERGAKAAPDEVKDLPYPAIYGIGDSLIYFIDRFGEDNIYASDFDDLAEPVLVQEKGFMEVDHLTNNVYKGTMEQWSNFYKNVFGFTEVRYFDIKGSQTALISYALRSPDGSFCIPINEGKGDDKNQIDEYLREYNGPGVQHLAFRSRDIVASLDAMEGTSIQTLDIIPEYYDTIFDKLPQVTEDRERIKHHQILVDGDESGYLLQIFTKNLFGPIFIEIIQRKNNLGFGEGNFKALFESIERDQMRRGVL
- a CDS encoding DUF4010 domain-containing protein: MRHTTPLSAHFRDKHIWLDMGLLALLCVVAAFIPILKIVPLVAGLELFSFFCFHLAPERSRFQLQGFLGGFISSTAVYLQVLNDKKFAASRERDLRLTLLFALCAMLLECLMIVWFLSGSLAWTYYLPFLIQLLLIVCVIVFLNARKGHYPEALEHDNAGMAEIELLNDHPILWKNVIKLSALIFILVYGMHFIGSELELSRNISTLLISLFEAHAVLASVMTEQSLYTQQTGLLTQFILILCGNALSKSFLVYKGSNLKQKAWLIGLLLSSFLFSLGLSFTISAAVGN